The DNA sequence TGACCAGAGGAGACCTAAACTCGATCCTGTCCACCTCGACCACCGACGATTTTGAAACCTTCAACGTCGCCGACCAGGACGCAACGACCCTTTTCGGCAATTCAGTTTTGGATTCGACAACAACTTACGACAGTCAAGGGCCCAACTTGGTTCACTCCGGCGCATTCTATGTCGATTCCAGTGAGTATGATTTTCAGTGGAATGGCGACCATTACTTTGGCCTGAATTCCAAGACGCTGGTAGCTAATGGCACTTCAGGGGGCGTAGAGATCGTCTACAACACGCCGGTCGGAGCCATGGGCGTTGACGCCATGGCCTACTCGGGCTATGGCTACGCGGGCACCATGAAGGTCTACAGTGGAGTGAACCTGCTTGGCACGGTCAACTTTTCGCTCAGCGGCACCGCCGGAGAAACGGTCTTCCTCGGTTGGCAGAGCACGCAGTTGATCACGAGCGTTTCGATTTCTTCTCCAGCCTATTCTTGGAGCCCGATCATCGATAACCACACCTACGGCAGCGTCGGGACCGTTCCTGAACCGGCTTCGATGGCGGTTCTTGGGCTCGGCGCCTTGGCTCTCGTTCGCCGACGACGAACCCAGAAGTAAGGCAAGCACCGACAAAAAGGGGCTCCCTCGAATCGAAGGAGCCCCTTTTTTCGCGTTTATTCGAAGGTGAAGACGACTTTGCCGGCCTTGCCCGCCTTCATCAGTTCCATCGCTTCTTGGAACTGCGTGAAATGCATCACATGCGTCACAACCGGATCGAGCTTCAGCTTTCCACTCCCCAGCAGATCCGACATCTGATCCCAGGTCTCCCAAAGGCGTCGCCCCACGATGGCGTGGACGTCGATTCCCTTGAAGATCAAGTCGTTGATGGGTAATGTCTGGTCGTTGTTGGCATAGACCCCCAACAGCGAAATTCGTCCGCCCGGACGGACCACTTGACACGCCAACGATAGCTGGGTCGGATGCCCGGACATCTCCAGCACGCCATCCACGCCCTCGGGGTGAAGTTTGGCAAGTTCGCAGACCACGTCTTCTTGAACCGGATTGAACACCCGATCCGCCCCGACTTGCCGCGCGATATCCGCCCGATATTCGCTAATCTCGGTGGCATAAACCGCCTTCGCCCCCATCGCCTTGCAAACGGAAACCGCGAATTGGCCGATCGGTCCCATGCCCGTAATCAGGATCACGCAACCCTCGACTGGCCCAGAAAGGGCCGTGTGCACGGCGTTGCCCAACGCGTCCTGGAACGACGCGATCAGCGGCGACACCGTTTTCGGCGTCGGCCGTGCGTTTTCCCATGGGATAACGGCGTAGGTGGCGAATCCGCCGTCTACGTCGACTCCCAAAATCTTCGTGTTGACGCAAACGTGCGCCTGCCCTCGTCGGCATTGAAGACAATGGCCACAAACGATGTGGCTTTCACTGGCGACGAAGTCGCCGACTGCTCTCTCGCTTACTCCCTCGCCGATTTCGACGATGGTGCCGCAAAATTCATGGCCGATGATCCGCGGCGGCTTGATTCGGCCGGCAGACCAAGGGTCCCAATTGTAGATATGGAGGTCCGTTCCACAAACTGACGCTGCTTCAAGCTTGATCTTAACGTGACCGGATCGGACTTCTGGCTCTGGAACTTCGACGATCTCAACACCAGGCTCCGGTCGCGTCTTTGCGATCGCTTTCACGGGCAAGATTTTACTCGCACGAGTACACTATGCACGTGCTAAAAGTTGCTGTCTTACCGTTAAACGCTGGAGAAGGTACAAAACCTCAGATTGGTAGGCAAATTTCCGCCTTTGTTGCCGATCAGTTGAGAAGCAACACCGACGCCGACATTCAATCCGTGTCATTCCTAACGCAGGTCGAACAGGATGGCGTCGCCAGAACCGCTTTTGTCAATATTTCCGACGGCCTGATCGAACCGGGTCAACTCAAGGACCTTTTCGAGCAGTCCGGCGTCGAGCTTTCGATGGATGGCATGATCAAAGCCACCGAAGGCGGCTACGAAGTCACCACCCGCTACACCTCGAAGGACGACTTGGAGAATGGCGAGCAGTTAGTCCAAAGCTTCACTCCGGCCGAAACCTTCGAAGTCCTGACCAAGTTGGTCAAGAAACTGGCCGACAAGGCTAAAATCGGTCTCCCCGAAATCCTGGCCGGTGAAAAGCTCGAATTTGGCACCGACAACCCCGAAGTCTTCCTCAAGTTCCTGGAAGGCTACGACGCCCTCAACTATATCCAGCAGGCGAACGGGCTCGTGGCACAGGAATTCAATCCCGAGGGCGCTCTCAACACGCTCCTTGAAGCCATCGAAGGCGACACCGAGTTCGAAGGTTCCTACCAGGTGCTCGTTGGCCTCTGTCGCGCCTGCACCGCGTACCAGATCGGCACATTCGACCTCATCAAGGACAGCCTCACCAAAGCCACGCAACTGGTGCCGGAAGATTTCGGCGCATTCTTCGCCCTTGCCGAGCTATACCAAGCCGCGAACGATATTCCCAAAGCCGTTGACCTCTTCGAGAAAGCCTCTGCGCTAAACCCCGAAGATCCGGCCATCCTCAACCGTCTTGGCAACGCTCAGGCGATGATGAACATGTTCGTCAACGCCGAGCGCAACTTCAAGAAGGCCGTCGAGTTGGAAGGCCCGGACAAGCCGAGCATGGATTACCTGGTTGGCGTCCTCAATGCTACCGGTCGAAACCACGAGGTCCCCGCCCTTTGGAAGTCGATCATCGATCAAGACAACCAGAACGCCAATGCCCACGCTAAGTACGCCATCTCGCTGATTCAAAACAGCAAGCAGGAAGAAGGCGAACGCGCCTTTGAGGCCGGTTTGGAGGCGGTCGACGACAACACACTGGTAAAGCGGTACTACGCGCCTTACCTCGCGCAGAACAACGATCTTGACCGCGCCATGGACTTTTACGAGGACTGCATCGACGTGGCCCCGAACGACGTCGCGCTCCTCGTCGAGTACGCTCAGACCCTCCAAGCCGCTGATCGCGCCTTTGAGGTTCCCCAGGTCCTTCAGACGATTCTCAAGTCCAACCCGGACCCCAACACGAAGGCCAACATGCAGGCATGGCTGATCGAGCTCGAACAGCCGAAGCGCGTCGAGAGTGTTCAGCTTGCCCAAGAAAAGCTCGCCAACGGCGACGCCGAGGGTGCCATCCGCGACCTGAAGCCGATGCGCAACTGGCTGGCCGACTATTGGAAGATGTGGGCGGTCCTGAGTTCTGCCCTCAACCGAGTCGGCGACTACGAGGAAGCCGAGAAGGCGGCCCAACAGCTTTTGCAGGTGTTCCCAGGCTGCGAGCCGGCCTATGGCGAGCTTCGCGAGGCCCTCAATGGCCAAGGCAAAAACGAGGAAGCGTGGCAGTTCATGCAGTACGCCTTCGCCAATAATCAGCAGAGCTTTGGCGTGTTTATTAATCTCGGCATCGCCGCCAAGCGGGCCGGGCATATGCAGGAAGCCAACCAAATCACCGAGCAAATCAAGGCTGTTGTGGCACAAAATCCCGACATGCAGGAAGAACTAAAGGACATACTGGCCGAACTTCAGCAGTAAAATCCTTTAGCCGTGGCGAAAACCGCTCCTAGAAAAAAGCCTAACGGAAACAGGCCGGTTCCTCAGCAACCCTTCCCCAAGAAGGAAGCGCCTAAGGAACCGGAAGCTCCTAAAGCACCGACCGTGCGCGTCCACCCTTTGGTGGTCGCGTTCGTCGTGTATCACATCATCGCGGTAACTACCTACGCCCTTCCAATACCGAGCAAAAAGGTCCTCGACGACGAAGTCCCGGCTCGTGGAACCGACATCCTCCTCAAATATAACCAGAAGGAAGTCAAGAACTGGGCTCCGATTTACGGCTACCTGTACGTCACCGGCTTTTGGCAGTACTGGGATATGTTCGCTCCCGATCCCGCCCAGACGGACCTCTGGTGTAGCGCCGAAATTACCTACCTAGACGGAACCAAGAAGGAGTTCCACTACCCCCGCATTAAGGACCTGACGATTCCCCAAAAGTTCGTCTATGAGCGGCATCGAAAGTATTACGAGCGCGTCAACCAGGACGACAAGGCATTTCTTTGGCCCTCCTTTGCCCAGGCAATCGCCTACCAAGCTGCGGAAGATACAAACAATCCTCCCGTTGAAGTGACACTAATCCGCCACTTTCAGCCGGTGATGCGCCATAACGATCCTAAGCCGCAGGAGCCGCCGTACACGGCCGTGAAGTTCTATTGGTACGCCGTCGACCAGCACGAATTATTTGCCGACAAGGGGTGGAAACTTGGAATCCATTAAGGTTGCTTACACGTACTGGTTCCGCCAGGGCAGCCCAGTAGCGCTTGGCGTCTTCCGCGCCATTATGGCTGGGCTCATCGCCATCAATTTCTGCATGATCTCCCTCTTCTTCCAAGACTGGTTCTCGGAAAAGGGATACACGCCGGCCTGGCTGTCCGCGTATTTTTTGGACAACAATGTCGCCCTCACGCAGAACGGCAAGCTGAACTTGACGCGCGTCGATCTGCTCTACGGCATTACCGATTACCGGATTCTGCTTGCCTTCAACGTGATCGTCATTACCCTGGCGATCATGGTCTCGCTGGGTCTTTTCACGCGCATTACGTCGATCCTTTTGGCCATTGGCGTGGTGACCTTCCACCATCGAAATTCGGCCATCCTGCACGGCGGCGACACCGTCATGCGGATGTGCGCACTGTACCTCGCCATCGCTCCATCCGGCGCAGCATTTTCACTGGATCGCTACTTCGCCGTGAAGGCAGGCAAAGCCCCACCGGTGCCGCCTGAAATATCGATGTGGCCTCAACGGCTCATCGCTTACAACTGTAGCCTGCTGTACTTCACCACCACCTGGGCCAAATGGTTCGGAGTGCTCTGGAAGTCAGGCGCGGCGACCTGGTACCCGGCCCGCCTACATGAATTCGACCGCTTCCCTGTCCCAGGCTTTTTCAATCAGTTCCCGATGGTCTACGTTACGACCTACGGCACTCTCGCCGTCGAGTTCGCGATGGCCACCCTCGTGTGGTTCAAGCCACTGCGAAAGTGGGTTCTACTGAGTGGAATTCTCCTCCACGGCTACATCGAGTATTCGATGAATATCCCCCTCTTCAGCTACTTGATGATCTCCATGTACATCACGTACTATGAGGGCGATGAAGTCGTCGGCTGGTGGGAGCGGGTCAAGGCTCGCTTCGGCAAAAAGCCGTCGCTTGAGGCCGCATGATCGTCGAACTCCACGTCGAAAACCTCGCCATCATCCAAGAGGCGAAGGTCGCTTTTCGTGACGGCTTCACGGCCCTCACCGGCGAAACCGGCGCGGGTAAATCGCTTCTGATCGATGCCCTGGAACTATGCCTCGGTGAGCGCGCCGACACCGAACTGGTTCGTACCGGGGCGACGAAGGCCTCGGTTCAGTTGGTGGTCGATCTCTCGACCCGTCCCGAAATCCTCGCTATCGCCGAAGAACTCGGTGTCGATGTTGAGGAGGGTCAAGTCTACATCCAACGCGAAGTGATGGCCGAGGGTCGCTCGCAGGCTCGGGTTAACGGCAAATCTGTCCCGCTCTCCGTACTTCGCGAGCTTGGCGCGGCGATCGTCGATCTGCACGGTCAGCACCAGCACCAGGCTCTGCTCGACCAAGAAACGCACGTGCAGTACTTGGACAGTTGGATCGGCGGCCCGGTAACTAACCTAAAGGCCGAGACGGCCGAACGATACTCCGCCTGGCAAGAAGCGAAACGCAAATATGAGGCCCTTCAAAAAGGCATTCAGGAGCGTGAACAACGGCTGGACATGCTTCGCTTCCAGGTCAACGAAATCGAATCGTTTTCGCCGGTCGAGGGCGAAGAAGCGGACCTCAATGCCCGCCTGGGCCGCCTGCGAAACGTCGAGAAGATTTCTGATGCCGCCCAGCGATCGCTAGTAGCCCTCTCGGAAGGCGAGGTTAACGCTCGCGATCTCCTCGCCGCCGGCCTGAAGGACGCCGAAGAGGTCACCCGCCTTGATCCGTCGCTCGATCTCTCCGAACTGCAGGAAGCTCTCGTCGATGTTCAGGAAGCCATCCACAAGCTCCAGGCTTACATGGATACTCTCGACAGCGATCCCGAAGCGCTGGAAGAAACCATTGAGCGGCTAGACGGTCTCAAACGCCTCAAGCGAAAGTATGGCGAGACCGAGGCCGAGATTCTGGCTTATCTGGAGTCGGCCCAAGCCGAGCTAAACGATCTTACCGACATCGAGGCTAGCGAAGACGCCCTCCGACAAGCCCTCGACGCCTCGTCGGCCCGTCTCAAAGAGTCGTTCGCCGAGTTGACCGCACTGCGCTCTTCGCGCTCGAAGGACTTTGTCGCCGACGTTCAAGACCACTTGACCGATCTCTCGATGGCCAAAACACAGTTCGCGGTGCAAATTCGGCCCGGTGAACCATCGCCTGACGGCACCGACTTTGTCGAGTTCTTGTTCAGCGCCAACGCGGGTGAAGATCTAAAGCCGTTGGCCAAGATCGCCTCGGGTGGCGAAATCAGCCGTGTGATGCTGGCCATGAAGAGCGCATTGGCTGGTCGCGCCGGGGTTCCGACTCTCATCTTCGACGAAGTCGACACTGGCCTGGGTGGTGCCGCTGCCGCTGCCGTCGGCAAGAAGATTCGCGCGCTCAGCGAGCACTATCAGGTGCTCGCCATCTCACACCTGCCCCAGGTCGCTAGCCGCGCCAACGAGCAGTTCCGAATCCAAAAAGCCGAGGCCGGAGGACGCGTGCAAACCGAAATCATCCGTCTGAGCGAAGACGATCGTGTGCAGGAAATCGCTCGCATGTTGGCGGGCGACGAGGTCAGCGAACACGCCGTCGCCAACGCGCGTGACCTCTTGCGGTTGCTGTAATTCCGGTCCTAGCCGACGAACTTATAGCCGACACCGCCCATCTTCACGATCCGCGTTCACTCCTAGATCAGCCAAATAAGAATTTGGTGTTACAATCCGAAATTAGTTAGGTGTAATAGGCCGTGCTGTTCTCGCTTCTGCTAACCATCGC is a window from the Armatimonadota bacterium genome containing:
- a CDS encoding PEP-CTERM sorting domain-containing protein, whose product is MKKYFALFILTGIATAANAQQILTRGDLNSILSTSTTDDFETFNVADQDATTLFGNSVLDSTTTYDSQGPNLVHSGAFYVDSSEYDFQWNGDHYFGLNSKTLVANGTSGGVEIVYNTPVGAMGVDAMAYSGYGYAGTMKVYSGVNLLGTVNFSLSGTAGETVFLGWQSTQLITSVSISSPAYSWSPIIDNHTYGSVGTVPEPASMAVLGLGALALVRRRRTQK
- a CDS encoding L-threonine 3-dehydrogenase, with the protein product MPVKAIAKTRPEPGVEIVEVPEPEVRSGHVKIKLEAASVCGTDLHIYNWDPWSAGRIKPPRIIGHEFCGTIVEIGEGVSERAVGDFVASESHIVCGHCLQCRRGQAHVCVNTKILGVDVDGGFATYAVIPWENARPTPKTVSPLIASFQDALGNAVHTALSGPVEGCVILITGMGPIGQFAVSVCKAMGAKAVYATEISEYRADIARQVGADRVFNPVQEDVVCELAKLHPEGVDGVLEMSGHPTQLSLACQVVRPGGRISLLGVYANNDQTLPINDLIFKGIDVHAIVGRRLWETWDQMSDLLGSGKLKLDPVVTHVMHFTQFQEAMELMKAGKAGKVVFTFE
- a CDS encoding tetratricopeptide repeat protein encodes the protein MHVLKVAVLPLNAGEGTKPQIGRQISAFVADQLRSNTDADIQSVSFLTQVEQDGVARTAFVNISDGLIEPGQLKDLFEQSGVELSMDGMIKATEGGYEVTTRYTSKDDLENGEQLVQSFTPAETFEVLTKLVKKLADKAKIGLPEILAGEKLEFGTDNPEVFLKFLEGYDALNYIQQANGLVAQEFNPEGALNTLLEAIEGDTEFEGSYQVLVGLCRACTAYQIGTFDLIKDSLTKATQLVPEDFGAFFALAELYQAANDIPKAVDLFEKASALNPEDPAILNRLGNAQAMMNMFVNAERNFKKAVELEGPDKPSMDYLVGVLNATGRNHEVPALWKSIIDQDNQNANAHAKYAISLIQNSKQEEGERAFEAGLEAVDDNTLVKRYYAPYLAQNNDLDRAMDFYEDCIDVAPNDVALLVEYAQTLQAADRAFEVPQVLQTILKSNPDPNTKANMQAWLIELEQPKRVESVQLAQEKLANGDAEGAIRDLKPMRNWLADYWKMWAVLSSALNRVGDYEEAEKAAQQLLQVFPGCEPAYGELREALNGQGKNEEAWQFMQYAFANNQQSFGVFINLGIAAKRAGHMQEANQITEQIKAVVAQNPDMQEELKDILAELQQ
- the recN gene encoding DNA repair protein RecN; this translates as MIVELHVENLAIIQEAKVAFRDGFTALTGETGAGKSLLIDALELCLGERADTELVRTGATKASVQLVVDLSTRPEILAIAEELGVDVEEGQVYIQREVMAEGRSQARVNGKSVPLSVLRELGAAIVDLHGQHQHQALLDQETHVQYLDSWIGGPVTNLKAETAERYSAWQEAKRKYEALQKGIQEREQRLDMLRFQVNEIESFSPVEGEEADLNARLGRLRNVEKISDAAQRSLVALSEGEVNARDLLAAGLKDAEEVTRLDPSLDLSELQEALVDVQEAIHKLQAYMDTLDSDPEALEETIERLDGLKRLKRKYGETEAEILAYLESAQAELNDLTDIEASEDALRQALDASSARLKESFAELTALRSSRSKDFVADVQDHLTDLSMAKTQFAVQIRPGEPSPDGTDFVEFLFSANAGEDLKPLAKIASGGEISRVMLAMKSALAGRAGVPTLIFDEVDTGLGGAAAAAVGKKIRALSEHYQVLAISHLPQVASRANEQFRIQKAEAGGRVQTEIIRLSEDDRVQEIARMLAGDEVSEHAVANARDLLRLL